The following are encoded in a window of Pseudomonas multiresinivorans genomic DNA:
- a CDS encoding AAA family ATPase, translated as MREQIAGLEAAVSAQVLGQEETVRHILLGLLANGHVLLESLPGLAKTRTVKALSKHLDARMSRVQFTPDLLPSDITGAEILQQTEQGNQLRFQPGPLFGNVILADEINRAPAKVQAALLEAMEERQITVAGQTHRMPGLFMVLATQNPIEQEGTYPLPEAQMDRFLMKLLIDYPKVEDESRVLQLVRAEERSQQSGAEPLEITPLAQDAVFAARREVGNVHVSDAIDHYLIDLIHATRRPADYDADLARWLKVGASPRGGISLDRVSRAHAWMAGNDYVTPDDVRAVVHPVLRHRLLLSYDAVADGVGADQVIDRLLDKVAIPA; from the coding sequence ATGCGTGAACAAATTGCGGGTCTGGAGGCTGCCGTATCGGCCCAGGTGCTGGGCCAGGAAGAAACCGTCCGCCACATCCTGCTGGGCCTGCTGGCCAATGGTCACGTCCTGCTGGAAAGCCTGCCCGGGCTGGCCAAGACCCGCACCGTCAAGGCGCTGTCGAAGCACCTCGATGCGCGCATGAGCCGCGTGCAGTTCACCCCCGACCTGTTGCCGTCGGACATCACCGGCGCTGAAATCCTCCAGCAGACCGAGCAGGGCAACCAGCTCAGGTTCCAGCCGGGGCCGCTGTTCGGCAATGTCATCCTCGCCGACGAGATCAACCGCGCGCCGGCCAAGGTGCAGGCGGCGCTGCTCGAAGCCATGGAAGAGCGGCAGATCACCGTCGCCGGACAGACGCACCGCATGCCGGGCCTGTTCATGGTGCTGGCGACGCAAAATCCCATCGAGCAGGAAGGCACGTACCCGCTGCCGGAGGCGCAGATGGATCGCTTCCTGATGAAGCTGCTGATCGACTATCCCAAGGTCGAAGACGAGTCCCGCGTGCTGCAGCTGGTGCGCGCCGAGGAGCGCAGCCAGCAGTCCGGCGCCGAGCCGCTGGAGATCACGCCGCTTGCCCAGGACGCCGTGTTCGCGGCGCGCCGGGAAGTGGGCAATGTGCATGTCTCAGACGCCATCGATCACTACCTGATCGACCTCATCCATGCCACCCGCCGCCCAGCCGACTATGACGCCGACCTGGCCCGCTGGTTGAAGGTCGGCGCCAGCCCGCGCGGCGGCATCAGCCTGGACCGCGTTTCCCGCGCCCACGCCTGGATGGCCGGCAATGATTACGTCACGCCCGATGATGTACGCGCTGTCGTGCATCCCGTTCTGCGTCATCGCCTGCTGCTGTCCTATGACGCGGTGGCCGATGGCGTCGGTGCCGATCAGGTGATCGACCGGCTGCTCGACAAAGTCGCGATTCCGGCCTGA
- a CDS encoding VWA domain-containing protein, whose product MDIDLSAFHFLRPWWLLLLLPGVLLPLLWSRRHDLARRLDGIIAPHLLEHLVITPTDRQRVRPVQLLGAVLVLGGVAAAGPTWEQDRPAFLENRAPLILAVDLSPSMAASDVPPSRIEAVKHKLHDLIARRPGSPTALIAYAGSAHLVLPATDDGGLLDSFLQALSPGLIQRSGKDALGAIEIAKRLLAAEQSPGTLVLLTDGADEQQFDAIDKALRGSDLQVLVLAVGSQDGGLLDGGQQDAAGRPLLASFDSDALKGLAEAADAPLGSLTLGDDDLDWIELHAQQHFQAAQGDEQQLHWKDAGYWLCWPLLLLSLLSVRKGWKVHWMSALLLAAGLSGAPEPARAGALADAFFTADQQGRWAFEHGHYPQAAAHFRDPFWKGLAAYRAADYPLALSSFARLDSSEAYFYLGNTYVRLSKFDQAIDAYRQALQRQADFPAATANLALAQALQKDREDQQEAGPPDEKPDQEVFDNTAGKGKSVPRARAKADSDEQWLNNLSTSPAQFLRRKFLLQDAATGAGS is encoded by the coding sequence ATGGACATCGACCTCAGTGCCTTCCATTTCCTGCGGCCGTGGTGGTTGCTGCTCCTGTTGCCGGGAGTGCTGCTGCCGCTGCTGTGGAGCCGGCGTCACGATCTGGCCCGCCGCCTGGACGGCATCATTGCACCCCATCTGCTGGAGCACCTGGTGATCACGCCCACCGACCGCCAGCGTGTGCGCCCGGTGCAGCTGCTCGGCGCCGTGCTGGTGCTAGGTGGCGTGGCGGCGGCCGGGCCGACCTGGGAGCAGGACCGCCCGGCCTTCCTGGAGAACCGCGCGCCGCTGATCCTGGCGGTGGACCTGTCGCCCTCCATGGCCGCCAGCGATGTTCCTCCGTCACGCATCGAGGCGGTGAAGCACAAGCTCCACGACCTCATCGCGCGGCGGCCGGGCAGCCCGACGGCGCTCATCGCCTATGCCGGCAGCGCACACCTGGTGCTGCCCGCCACCGACGATGGCGGCTTGCTCGACAGCTTCCTGCAGGCGCTGTCCCCCGGCCTTATCCAGCGCAGCGGCAAGGACGCGCTGGGTGCCATCGAGATCGCCAAGCGCCTGCTGGCCGCCGAGCAGTCGCCGGGCACCCTGGTGTTGCTGACCGATGGCGCTGATGAGCAGCAGTTCGACGCTATCGACAAAGCCCTGCGCGGCAGTGATCTGCAAGTGCTGGTGCTGGCGGTGGGCAGCCAGGATGGCGGCTTGCTCGACGGTGGCCAGCAGGACGCCGCCGGCCGCCCCTTGTTGGCCAGCTTCGACTCGGACGCCTTGAAGGGCCTCGCGGAGGCGGCGGATGCGCCGCTGGGCAGCCTGACCCTGGGTGACGACGACCTGGACTGGATCGAACTGCACGCCCAGCAACATTTCCAGGCGGCCCAGGGGGACGAACAGCAATTGCACTGGAAGGACGCCGGATACTGGCTGTGCTGGCCGCTTTTGCTGCTCTCGCTGCTGAGCGTGCGCAAGGGCTGGAAGGTGCACTGGATGAGCGCACTGTTGCTCGCCGCCGGGCTGAGTGGTGCCCCGGAACCGGCGCGTGCCGGCGCGCTGGCCGATGCCTTCTTTACGGCGGACCAGCAGGGGCGCTGGGCTTTCGAGCACGGCCATTATCCGCAGGCGGCTGCGCATTTCCGTGACCCGTTCTGGAAGGGGCTGGCCGCTTATCGCGCCGCAGACTACCCGCTGGCTCTGAGCAGTTTCGCCCGGCTGGATTCGTCCGAGGCGTACTTCTACCTGGGCAATACCTATGTGCGCCTGTCGAAGTTCGATCAGGCCATCGACGCTTATCGTCAGGCGCTGCAGCGCCAGGCGGACTTTCCAGCCGCCACCGCCAACCTCGCGCTGGCCCAGGCCCTGCAGAAGGACCGCGAAGACCAGCAGGAAGCCGGCCCGCCCGACGAGAAGCCCGACCAGGAGGTCTTCGACAATACCGCTGGCAAGGGCAAGAGCGTGCCCCGCGCACGCGCCAAGGCCGACTCGGACGAGCAGTGGCTGAACAACCTGAGCACCTCGCCGGCACAGTTCCTGCGCCGCAAGTTTCTGCTGCAGGATGCGGCGACGGGGGCGGGATCATGA
- a CDS encoding BatD family protein translates to MRRALLCLLLCWPLLGLAAEPEVKVRTQLLPGDSVLVGGTLTLQVDLLVDTWFAQPPQLPALKVAGAVVSEPSSEAAHLNEKIAGKPFFGLRYGYQITPQNAGEFTLPALDIQVQPGQGSGPVKITSQPLHFTAKAPAGVAAEGGQRLVASQVQITQQLKASHEPLRVGDRVTRSLHITAENAQAMLIPAPAFAEVEGLRRYVQSPTVQALSDGRGGSSGGERMDAVTYVVNQAGDFQLPPIELHWWAADSGEERTVSVPALELSAQAAAVYKAPFSISDDLRELGRHAQLRIARHWLLLAVLVAVLVGAGYAAYRWGAPLRTGVMDAIERRRQAWCESPGYAWRQVRSQLKGDPPQLGALYLWLRRTTGCRELSTAVPDGSVKPGNSLLAFLRARYGRADAQARSATAQLIQALPVIHREMGHGKPTSPPAHALKPLNP, encoded by the coding sequence ATGAGGCGCGCGCTGCTCTGCCTGTTGCTGTGCTGGCCTTTGCTGGGGCTGGCCGCCGAGCCGGAGGTGAAGGTCCGTACCCAACTGCTGCCGGGCGATTCGGTGCTGGTCGGTGGGACGCTCACGCTGCAGGTCGATCTGCTGGTGGACACCTGGTTTGCCCAGCCGCCGCAGCTGCCCGCGCTGAAGGTCGCCGGCGCGGTGGTCTCCGAGCCGAGCAGCGAGGCTGCCCACCTCAACGAGAAGATCGCCGGGAAGCCGTTCTTCGGCCTGCGCTACGGCTACCAGATCACCCCGCAGAATGCCGGGGAGTTCACGCTGCCTGCGCTGGACATCCAGGTGCAGCCAGGGCAGGGCAGCGGTCCGGTGAAGATCACCAGCCAGCCGCTTCACTTCACCGCCAAGGCCCCCGCGGGCGTTGCTGCCGAAGGCGGTCAGCGCCTGGTCGCCAGCCAGGTGCAGATCACCCAGCAGCTCAAGGCTTCCCACGAGCCACTGCGGGTGGGCGACAGAGTGACCCGCAGCCTGCACATCACCGCCGAAAACGCCCAGGCCATGCTGATCCCCGCGCCGGCCTTCGCCGAGGTAGAGGGGCTGCGCCGCTACGTGCAGTCTCCGACAGTGCAGGCTTTGAGCGATGGGCGTGGCGGCAGCAGCGGCGGTGAGCGCATGGACGCGGTCACCTACGTGGTCAACCAGGCCGGTGATTTCCAGCTGCCGCCCATCGAATTGCACTGGTGGGCGGCGGACAGCGGGGAAGAACGTACTGTTTCGGTCCCTGCGCTGGAGCTGTCGGCTCAGGCTGCGGCCGTCTACAAGGCGCCTTTCTCCATCAGCGACGACCTGCGCGAACTGGGGCGCCATGCCCAATTGCGTATCGCCCGTCACTGGTTGCTGCTGGCTGTGTTAGTGGCGGTGCTGGTGGGCGCGGGTTACGCCGCGTATAGGTGGGGCGCGCCGTTGCGTACCGGCGTGATGGATGCCATCGAACGCCGCCGCCAGGCATGGTGCGAATCGCCGGGCTACGCCTGGCGCCAGGTTCGCTCCCAGCTCAAGGGCGACCCGCCGCAACTCGGTGCCCTGTACCTGTGGCTGCGGCGGACAACCGGATGTCGTGAATTAAGCACGGCAGTGCCTGATGGTTCCGTCAAGCCTGGCAATTCTTTGCTAGCGTTTCTCAGGGCCCGCTACGGCCGGGCCGATGCGCAGGCGCGTAGCGCGACCGCCCAACTGATACAGGCGTTGCCGGTAATCCATCGGGAGATGGGCCACGGCAAGCCGACGAGCCCGCCGGCCCATGCCCTCAAACCTTTGAATCCGTGA
- a CDS encoding DUF4381 domain-containing protein — protein MSTPRIDQLQELPAPPTLVSYWPQTWAWAVLALLLVAAVAAWALWRYRRWRRDRYRREALLLLDDLGAALADPQRRLAALRQLPSLLKRVALSMPGGDATAALGGSAWRSYLQGRSPAQLPADLDQRLAMLAYAPDARVQALGEQEAQALLAVCREWIEVHHVAV, from the coding sequence ATGAGCACCCCGCGCATCGACCAGCTCCAGGAACTGCCGGCGCCACCGACGCTGGTCAGCTATTGGCCGCAGACCTGGGCCTGGGCGGTGCTCGCCCTGCTGCTCGTGGCGGCCGTTGCCGCGTGGGCGCTATGGCGCTACCGGCGATGGCGGCGTGACCGCTATCGGCGCGAGGCGCTGCTGCTCCTGGATGATCTGGGTGCGGCCCTGGCGGACCCGCAACGTCGTCTTGCCGCGCTGCGCCAGCTGCCTTCGCTGCTCAAGCGTGTGGCACTGTCGATGCCCGGTGGCGATGCGACGGCGGCGCTGGGTGGCAGCGCCTGGCGCAGCTATCTGCAAGGCCGCAGCCCGGCGCAGCTGCCGGCCGATCTGGATCAGCGGCTGGCCATGCTGGCCTATGCGCCGGATGCGCGCGTCCAGGCGCTGGGCGAGCAGGAGGCTCAGGCCCTGCTGGCCGTCTGCCGGGAATGGATCGAGGTGCACCATGTGGCAGTTTGA
- a CDS encoding VWA domain-containing protein encodes MWQFDLPWLLLLLPLPWLAWRYLPAYRESRSALRVPFFAAMSRAVGQEPSRGGAAGGRWQLPLNLLVWGLVLVACARPVLVEKPIERVQPIRDLMLAIDISQSMETNDYLDAGGQRVDRLSIVKGVVRDFIGERKDDRIGLIVFGTGAFAQAPPTLDHASLLMLLDEVGIGMAGPNTALGDAIGLTLKLLKDAPEQEKVLILLTDGNDTASAITPSHAAAMAHERGVVVHTIGIGDPAASGESKVDLKTLQDIAHSTGGRYFRAGDREALKAVYATLDQITPHQVKTLSHQPKRDLFWVPLGAALALLVLSHLLAAIAGRLAVPGDSRGSREVEG; translated from the coding sequence ATGTGGCAGTTTGATCTGCCCTGGCTGCTGCTCCTGCTGCCGTTGCCCTGGCTCGCCTGGCGCTACCTGCCGGCCTACCGGGAATCGCGCAGCGCCTTGCGGGTGCCGTTCTTCGCCGCCATGAGCCGCGCCGTGGGCCAGGAGCCCAGCCGCGGCGGAGCCGCCGGCGGGCGCTGGCAACTCCCGCTAAACCTGCTGGTGTGGGGGCTGGTGCTGGTGGCGTGCGCGCGTCCGGTGCTGGTGGAGAAACCCATCGAGCGGGTGCAGCCGATCCGCGACCTGATGCTGGCCATCGACATCTCGCAGTCCATGGAGACCAACGATTACCTTGATGCCGGTGGCCAGCGGGTGGACCGCCTGAGCATCGTCAAGGGCGTGGTGCGCGACTTCATCGGCGAGCGCAAGGATGACCGTATCGGCCTGATCGTCTTCGGCACCGGCGCCTTCGCCCAGGCGCCGCCGACGCTGGACCACGCCAGCCTGCTGATGCTGCTGGACGAAGTCGGCATCGGCATGGCGGGGCCGAACACCGCCCTGGGCGACGCCATCGGCCTGACGCTCAAGCTGCTCAAGGACGCGCCGGAACAGGAAAAGGTGCTGATCCTGCTCACCGACGGCAACGACACTGCCAGCGCCATCACGCCCAGCCACGCGGCGGCCATGGCCCATGAGCGCGGTGTGGTGGTGCACACCATCGGCATTGGCGACCCCGCGGCCAGCGGCGAGTCGAAGGTGGACCTGAAGACGTTGCAGGATATCGCCCACAGCACCGGCGGCCGCTACTTCCGAGCCGGCGACCGCGAGGCGTTGAAGGCCGTCTACGCGACGCTGGACCAGATCACGCCGCACCAGGTGAAGACCCTCAGCCACCAGCCCAAGCGCGACCTGTTCTGGGTGCCGCTTGGCGCTGCGTTGGCGTTGCTGGTGCTGTCGCACCTGTTGGCGGCCATCGCCGGACGATTGGCCGTGCCAGGCGATTCGCGTGGCAGCCGGGAAGTGGAGGGCTGA
- a CDS encoding DUF58 domain-containing protein gives MADQQPVADGFVYASLQQLMLLEHRVRGLSFLSRQPLSSILSGSHAARLRGRGLSFDELRQYNPGDDLRHLDWRASLRYGKPFVRSYTEERDRPTLLLVDQRMSMYFGSKRSFKSVTAAEIAALGAWMALQAGDRVGGLVFGDRQIEYIRPLRSRARVEALCAAIVRHNHALQATRSDDDAPGQLDRALRQCLGVAGHDSLVVIISDFAGVTDQTLQLLRQLSSHNDVLALQVFDPIALRLPDRGRVTVTQGELQVELEVGRRQVHRPLGEFLSGRLKDVATLLRRSQVPLMMFSSGRDSLEQLRGELGRLAR, from the coding sequence ATGGCGGATCAGCAGCCGGTCGCCGATGGTTTCGTCTACGCCTCGCTGCAGCAGCTGATGCTGCTGGAACATCGCGTGCGCGGCCTGAGCTTCCTGTCGCGGCAACCGTTGTCCAGCATCCTCTCCGGCAGCCATGCGGCGCGCCTGCGCGGCCGGGGGCTGAGCTTTGACGAGCTGCGCCAGTACAACCCTGGCGACGATCTGCGCCATCTGGACTGGCGCGCCTCGCTGCGCTACGGCAAGCCCTTCGTGCGCAGCTATACCGAGGAGCGCGACCGTCCCACGCTGCTGCTGGTGGACCAGCGCATGAGCATGTATTTCGGTTCCAAGCGCAGCTTCAAGTCCGTGACTGCCGCGGAGATTGCCGCGCTCGGCGCCTGGATGGCTCTGCAGGCGGGTGACCGGGTCGGTGGCCTGGTGTTCGGCGACCGTCAGATCGAGTACATCCGCCCCCTGCGCAGCCGGGCCAGAGTCGAGGCGCTGTGCGCGGCCATCGTGCGGCACAACCATGCACTGCAAGCCACCCGCAGCGACGACGATGCACCCGGCCAGCTCGACCGGGCGCTGCGCCAATGCCTGGGGGTAGCGGGGCACGACAGCCTGGTGGTGATCATCAGCGACTTTGCCGGTGTGACCGACCAGACGCTCCAGCTTCTGCGGCAGCTGAGCTCGCATAACGACGTGCTGGCCTTGCAGGTGTTCGATCCCATTGCCCTGCGCCTGCCGGACCGCGGCCGCGTGACCGTGACCCAGGGCGAACTGCAGGTGGAGCTGGAGGTTGGCCGGCGCCAGGTGCACCGGCCGCTGGGTGAGTTCCTATCCGGCCGCCTGAAGGACGTGGCGACCCTGCTGCGCCGCAGCCAGGTGCCCTTGATGATGTTCAGCAGCGGCCGCGACAGCCTGGAGCAATTGCGCGGCGAGCTGGGGCGCCTGGCACGATGA
- a CDS encoding HAD family hydrolase, whose protein sequence is MPSYLARPIARWMLLLLCLPLLVQAADALPSWNEGPSRQAIIEFVEAVTHEGGKDFVPPAERIAVFDNDGTLWSEQPMYFQVLFALDEVKRQAPQHPEWKQKQPFKAVLEGDQKTLAASGMNGILEIVAATHSGMSTEDFIANARRWLASARHPRSHRPYTEMVFQPMLELLGYLRANGFKTYIVSGGEVAFMRAFAEEVYGIPPEQVIGTTLGSRFEDRDGKLSIQRLPKLVHNDDGPGKPESIDSIIGRRPILAFGNSDGDLQMLQWTTVGKGLRFAGLVHHTDAPREWAYDRESKVGRLDKALDVAKSRDWVVVDMAKEWKRIYPFDQ, encoded by the coding sequence ATGCCTTCGTACCTTGCGCGACCGATTGCCCGTTGGATGCTCCTGCTGCTCTGCCTGCCGCTGCTGGTTCAGGCGGCGGACGCGTTGCCGTCGTGGAACGAAGGGCCCTCGCGGCAGGCGATCATCGAGTTCGTCGAGGCCGTGACCCACGAGGGCGGCAAGGACTTCGTGCCGCCGGCCGAGCGCATCGCCGTGTTCGATAACGACGGTACGTTGTGGAGCGAGCAGCCGATGTACTTCCAGGTGCTCTTCGCCCTGGACGAGGTGAAGCGGCAGGCGCCGCAGCATCCGGAGTGGAAGCAGAAGCAGCCGTTCAAGGCGGTGCTCGAGGGCGACCAGAAGACCCTCGCCGCCAGCGGCATGAACGGCATCCTGGAGATAGTCGCCGCCACCCATTCGGGGATGAGTACCGAGGACTTCATCGCCAACGCCCGCCGCTGGCTTGCCAGCGCCAGGCACCCGCGCAGCCACAGGCCCTACACCGAGATGGTGTTCCAGCCGATGCTGGAGCTGCTGGGCTACCTGCGGGCCAACGGCTTCAAGACCTACATCGTCTCCGGCGGCGAAGTGGCATTCATGCGCGCCTTCGCTGAGGAGGTCTACGGTATTCCTCCGGAGCAGGTGATCGGCACCACCCTGGGCAGCCGCTTCGAGGATCGCGACGGCAAGTTGTCGATCCAGCGCCTGCCCAAGCTGGTGCACAACGACGACGGCCCCGGCAAGCCGGAGAGCATCGACAGCATCATCGGCCGCCGGCCGATCCTGGCCTTCGGCAACTCCGACGGCGACCTGCAGATGTTGCAGTGGACGACCGTTGGCAAGGGTCTACGCTTTGCCGGCCTGGTGCACCACACCGATGCCCCACGGGAGTGGGCCTATGACCGAGAGAGCAAGGTCGGGCGCCTGGACAAGGCGCTCGACGTGGCGAAGAGCAGGGACTGGGTGGTAGTGGACATGGCAAAGGAGTGGAAGCGGATCTATCCGTTTGATCAGTAA